A window of the Gemmatirosa kalamazoonensis genome harbors these coding sequences:
- a CDS encoding response regulator, protein MPKSLLWVDDEADLLEPHRIFLRERGYDVELASNADDALDLVRSRPFDLVLLDEQMPGKRGLEVYRELRELAPNLPVVMVTKSEEDATFREAIGANVRDYLVKPINPRQVLTAVARLLEGPTIRQQAVARAFVERFRALELERDTDLDWRGWIDRYAELTRWDVDLANAGESGLYDSLRSLYPDMHREFAAFMRTAYPAWLKNLDGPRPPLSVDVVSEFLLPIIEEKRPAAFIVVDCLRLDQWLVLEPLLAPFFDVETTHYYAVLPTATPYSRNALFSGLFPGELAARFPDWWGEREDETLNAHERELLTAHLEGVRGATNVRYQKVSNALDSDDLERHLPGLLVGEGVSAFVFNFIDLLTHGRSESMILYEVARDEVALRQLTLQWFQRSALFTLLKEASRRKVKVVITSDHGSIHCNTPATVFAKRDATANLRYKFGEDLRAERPEHALSFANADDLKLPRRGWGGGANTLMAVGDTFFVYPTKLREYQGRYRGSFLHGGVTPEECILPLALLTPR, encoded by the coding sequence ATGCCCAAGTCCCTCCTCTGGGTCGACGACGAAGCCGACCTGCTCGAGCCGCACCGGATCTTTCTCCGGGAGCGCGGCTACGACGTCGAGCTCGCGTCGAACGCCGACGACGCGCTCGACCTCGTGCGCAGCCGGCCGTTCGACCTCGTCCTCCTCGACGAGCAGATGCCGGGCAAGCGCGGGCTGGAGGTCTACCGCGAGCTGCGCGAGCTCGCCCCGAACCTCCCCGTCGTCATGGTCACGAAGAGCGAGGAGGACGCCACGTTCCGCGAGGCGATCGGCGCGAACGTCCGCGACTACCTCGTGAAGCCGATCAACCCGCGCCAGGTCCTCACCGCCGTCGCCCGACTGCTCGAGGGGCCCACGATTCGCCAGCAGGCCGTCGCCCGCGCGTTCGTCGAGCGGTTCCGCGCCCTCGAGCTGGAGCGCGACACGGACCTCGACTGGCGCGGCTGGATCGACCGCTACGCGGAGCTCACGCGCTGGGACGTCGACCTCGCGAACGCCGGCGAGAGCGGCCTGTACGACTCGCTCCGCTCGCTCTATCCCGACATGCACCGCGAGTTCGCCGCGTTCATGCGCACGGCGTACCCGGCGTGGCTCAAGAACCTCGACGGGCCCCGCCCGCCGCTCTCGGTCGACGTGGTGAGCGAGTTCCTGCTCCCCATCATCGAGGAGAAGCGGCCGGCCGCGTTCATCGTCGTCGACTGCCTGCGCCTCGACCAGTGGCTCGTGCTCGAGCCGCTGCTCGCGCCCTTCTTCGACGTCGAGACCACGCACTACTACGCGGTGCTGCCGACCGCCACGCCGTACTCGCGCAACGCGCTGTTCAGCGGGCTCTTTCCCGGCGAGCTCGCCGCGCGGTTCCCTGACTGGTGGGGCGAGCGCGAGGACGAGACGCTGAACGCGCACGAGCGCGAGCTGCTCACCGCGCACCTCGAGGGCGTTCGCGGCGCGACGAACGTGCGCTACCAGAAGGTCTCCAACGCGCTCGACTCGGACGACCTCGAGCGGCACCTCCCGGGGCTGCTCGTCGGCGAGGGCGTCTCCGCGTTCGTGTTCAACTTCATCGACCTGCTCACGCACGGCCGATCGGAGTCGATGATCCTCTACGAGGTGGCGCGCGACGAGGTGGCGCTGCGCCAGCTCACGCTGCAGTGGTTCCAGCGCTCGGCGCTGTTCACGCTCCTCAAGGAAGCGTCGCGCCGCAAAGTCAAAGTCGTCATCACGAGCGACCACGGCTCCATCCACTGCAACACGCCGGCGACGGTGTTCGCGAAGCGCGACGCGACCGCGAACCTCCGATACAAGTTCGGCGAGGACCTGCGCGCCGAGCGGCCCGAGCACGCGCTGTCGTTCGCGAACGCGGACGACCTCAAGCTGCCGCGCCGCGGATGGGGCGGCGGCGCGAACACGCTCATGGCGGTCGGCGACACGTTCTTCGTCTACCCGACCAAGCTGCGCGAGTACCAGGGCCGCTACCGCGGCTCGTTCCTGCACGGCGGCGTGACGCCCGAGGAGTGCATCCTGCCGCTCGCGCTGCTGACGCCGAGATGA
- a CDS encoding ABC transporter ATP-binding protein gives MTREHVERGAWSVERGGMYGRLLPFLRPHVSRLVGAIGSSLLAAVFDAFTLALLIPFLGALFQEPRYGVTGTDLVSRVLRATVSTLLVPGDQMASLQRVVLVIIAAVLVKNVFVWLAGHLGAQLQEYVTRDLRDAVYAHLARLPLGYFLSTKTGQILARVLTDTAQAKQLVVEVVTRSLQSAAQVLVTVALMIAISWRLSLIIPVAAVALVGALNPLLRKLRKRHRSQSAQYGEITSVAQETVNGVRLVKSFGGERYEIERFRSASHDFAKGGVRAARLATMAQPVTEVVSTGIAVAVLWYGARLVIVDHTLGASALILFLVYVMNMLRPLKQLSQVPTTAQQALAAAERLFDVLDRPTEQALDRGTIAPARFERSLTFDRVTFAYGGDPVLRDVSLTARRGQVVALVGPSGAGKSTLVDLIPRFHEPTAGRVLLDGVDTREFRLDALRALIGIVSQDTVLFNDTVRNNIAYGAGDRFTDAQVEAAARAANAHGFVAELPHGYDTVLGERGARLSGGQRQRIAIARALLVDPPILVLDEATSALDTESERLVQEAIDRLLANRTVFVIAHRLSTVVHADQILVLDRGAIVERGTHAELLAIGGMYARLHALQFRAAGEEAA, from the coding sequence ATGACTCGCGAACACGTCGAGCGTGGAGCGTGGAGCGTGGAGCGTGGAGGAATGTACGGCCGGCTGCTGCCGTTCCTCCGCCCCCACGTCTCTCGGCTCGTCGGCGCGATCGGCAGCTCGCTGCTCGCCGCGGTGTTCGACGCGTTCACGCTCGCGCTGCTCATCCCGTTCCTCGGCGCGCTGTTCCAGGAGCCGCGCTACGGCGTGACCGGCACCGACCTCGTGAGCCGCGTCCTCCGCGCGACGGTCAGCACGCTGCTCGTGCCGGGCGACCAGATGGCGTCGCTGCAGCGCGTCGTGCTCGTGATCATCGCCGCGGTGCTCGTGAAGAACGTGTTCGTGTGGCTCGCCGGCCACCTCGGCGCGCAGCTGCAGGAGTACGTCACGCGCGACCTCCGCGACGCCGTCTACGCGCATCTCGCCCGGCTGCCGCTCGGCTACTTCCTCTCGACGAAGACGGGGCAGATCCTCGCCCGCGTGCTGACCGACACGGCGCAGGCGAAGCAGCTCGTCGTCGAGGTGGTCACGCGGTCGCTGCAGAGCGCGGCGCAGGTGCTCGTCACCGTCGCGCTCATGATCGCGATCTCGTGGCGGCTGTCGCTCATCATCCCCGTCGCCGCGGTGGCGCTCGTCGGCGCGCTGAACCCGCTGCTGCGCAAGCTGCGCAAGCGGCACCGCAGCCAGAGCGCGCAGTACGGTGAGATCACGAGCGTCGCGCAGGAGACCGTGAACGGCGTGCGGCTCGTGAAGTCGTTCGGCGGCGAGCGCTACGAGATCGAGCGCTTCCGTTCGGCCAGTCACGACTTCGCGAAGGGCGGCGTGCGCGCGGCGCGTCTCGCGACGATGGCCCAGCCGGTGACGGAGGTGGTGTCGACGGGGATCGCGGTCGCGGTGCTCTGGTACGGCGCGCGGCTCGTCATCGTCGACCACACGCTCGGCGCCTCGGCGCTGATCCTGTTCCTCGTCTACGTCATGAACATGCTGCGGCCGCTGAAGCAGCTCTCGCAGGTGCCGACCACGGCGCAGCAGGCGCTCGCGGCGGCCGAGCGGCTGTTCGACGTGCTCGACCGGCCGACGGAGCAGGCTCTCGACCGCGGCACGATCGCCCCGGCACGCTTCGAGCGTTCGTTGACGTTCGACCGCGTGACGTTCGCGTACGGGGGCGACCCCGTGCTGCGCGACGTCTCGCTCACGGCGCGCCGCGGCCAGGTGGTCGCGCTCGTCGGCCCGAGCGGGGCGGGGAAGAGCACGCTCGTCGACCTCATCCCCCGCTTCCACGAGCCGACCGCCGGCCGCGTGCTGCTCGACGGCGTGGACACGCGCGAGTTCCGCCTCGATGCCCTGCGCGCGCTGATCGGGATCGTCAGTCAGGACACGGTGCTCTTCAACGACACGGTGCGGAACAACATCGCCTACGGCGCGGGCGACCGCTTCACCGACGCGCAGGTGGAGGCCGCCGCCCGCGCCGCGAACGCGCACGGCTTCGTGGCCGAGCTGCCGCACGGCTACGACACCGTGCTCGGCGAGCGCGGCGCGCGACTCTCCGGCGGCCAGCGCCAGCGCATCGCGATCGCGCGCGCGCTGCTCGTCGACCCGCCGATCCTCGTCCTCGACGAGGCCACCTCCGCGCTCGACACGGAGAGCGAGCGCCTCGTGCAGGAGGCGATCGACCGGCTGCTCGCGAACCGCACCGTGTTCGTGATCGCGCACCGACTCAGCACGGTCGTGCACGCCGACCAGATCCTCGTCCTCGACCGCGGGGCGATCGTCGAGCGCGGCACGCACGCGGAGCTGCTCGCCATCGGCGGCATGTACGCGCGGCTGCACGCGCTGCAGTTCAGAGCCGCGGGGGAGGAGGCGGCGTAG
- a CDS encoding glycosyltransferase has protein sequence MDAIFLHESERWSGGARAFLAAARGLTARGWRVAFACLADGVVQQRVAEAGLEVVPLPSRPSFFGEADRLRRALLDREVDVVYVHGEQEQVAAANAVRRSRRGVVVRRVCAGESFVAGRPTRAALRTAPTTLLLTSTDQTKLPSDLGPVPTVVADLGVDVPAEPPTALPDAEAWPGEKRLVCVCDRGNRARTAVVLRAVAMLAPRHRDLRLVLVGPGADDEELRLHAAALGIHRFVRSAHTRDEDVAHRRAAHVGWVTAAGDDGAFGALDFMASSVPVLVDRGSIGARYVADAITGAHITPGDVPDTAATLATLLARDETRQAMGNAGRARVARTFGEAGMIDGFARAAAATQQRAATPRVAPR, from the coding sequence GTGGACGCGATCTTTCTGCACGAGTCGGAGCGATGGTCCGGCGGCGCGCGCGCGTTCCTCGCCGCGGCGCGCGGGCTCACCGCGCGCGGCTGGCGCGTCGCGTTCGCCTGTCTCGCCGACGGCGTGGTGCAGCAGCGCGTGGCGGAGGCGGGGCTGGAGGTCGTCCCTCTGCCGTCGCGCCCGTCGTTCTTCGGGGAGGCCGACCGGCTGCGCCGCGCCCTGCTCGACCGCGAGGTCGACGTCGTGTATGTGCACGGCGAGCAGGAGCAGGTCGCCGCGGCCAACGCGGTGCGACGGTCGCGGCGCGGCGTCGTCGTGCGCCGCGTGTGCGCGGGCGAGTCGTTCGTCGCCGGCCGACCGACGCGCGCCGCGCTCCGCACGGCGCCCACCACGCTGCTCCTCACCTCCACCGACCAGACGAAGCTCCCGTCGGACCTCGGTCCCGTGCCGACCGTCGTCGCCGACCTCGGCGTCGACGTCCCGGCCGAGCCGCCGACCGCGCTCCCCGACGCGGAGGCGTGGCCCGGTGAGAAGCGGCTCGTCTGCGTGTGCGACCGCGGGAATCGCGCGCGCACCGCGGTGGTGCTGCGCGCCGTCGCCATGCTCGCGCCGCGTCACCGCGACCTGCGTCTCGTGCTCGTCGGCCCGGGCGCCGACGACGAGGAGCTGCGGCTGCACGCGGCGGCGCTCGGCATCCACCGCTTCGTGCGCTCGGCGCACACGCGCGACGAGGACGTCGCGCACCGTCGCGCGGCGCACGTCGGATGGGTGACCGCCGCGGGCGACGACGGCGCGTTCGGCGCGCTCGACTTCATGGCGTCCAGCGTGCCGGTGCTCGTCGACCGCGGGTCGATCGGCGCGCGCTACGTCGCCGACGCGATCACCGGCGCGCACATCACGCCGGGCGACGTGCCAGACACCGCCGCCACGCTCGCCACGCTGCTCGCGCGCGACGAGACGCGGCAGGCCATGGGCAACGCGGGGCGTGCACGCGTCGCGCGCACGTTCGGCGAGGCCGGCATGATCGACGGCTTCGCGCGCGCGGCTGCCGCCACCCAGCAGCGCGCCGCCACGCCGCGCGTCGCGCCTCGTTAG
- a CDS encoding glycosyltransferase family 2 protein codes for MYAPVPITVVIAARDAAAHIGRCVASAAWAAETLVVEGGSSDDTRLLALSEGATVFTHPFSTIGRQRNLAVERARHEWVLVLDAEERCTPQLATEVRDLVASALPGAPVMLGGAARDAFAVPRTSLFDGRALRGGRWRPDAPVRLFRRRLRFDEIPGADRLDTEHAAVGTLSSTLVREVDVAHDAVAERMVRAARDWALQQFTRGERASSFAVVRHFVGQFFASFVWRGGWRDGRAGLGLASLDATEMALRWSQLWALSRRDRSYAVRGGPRASEPAELRTRNAR; via the coding sequence ATGTACGCTCCCGTCCCCATCACCGTCGTCATCGCCGCGCGCGACGCGGCCGCCCACATCGGGCGCTGCGTCGCGAGCGCGGCATGGGCCGCCGAGACGCTCGTCGTCGAGGGCGGCTCGTCGGACGACACGCGGCTGCTCGCGCTCTCCGAGGGCGCGACGGTGTTCACGCACCCGTTCTCCACCATCGGCCGGCAGCGCAACCTCGCGGTCGAGCGTGCGCGCCACGAGTGGGTGCTCGTGCTCGATGCCGAAGAGCGATGCACGCCGCAGCTCGCGACGGAGGTCCGCGACCTCGTCGCCTCCGCGCTCCCCGGCGCCCCGGTGATGCTCGGCGGCGCCGCACGCGACGCGTTCGCCGTGCCGCGCACGAGCCTGTTCGACGGACGCGCGCTGCGCGGTGGCCGGTGGCGCCCCGACGCGCCGGTGCGACTGTTCCGTCGCCGGCTGCGGTTCGACGAGATCCCCGGCGCCGACCGGCTCGACACCGAGCACGCGGCCGTCGGCACGCTCTCGTCGACGCTCGTGCGAGAGGTCGACGTCGCGCACGACGCGGTGGCCGAGCGCATGGTGCGCGCGGCACGCGACTGGGCGCTGCAGCAGTTCACGCGCGGGGAGCGCGCGTCGTCGTTCGCCGTGGTGCGCCACTTCGTGGGCCAGTTCTTCGCGTCGTTCGTGTGGCGCGGCGGCTGGCGCGACGGACGCGCGGGCCTCGGTCTCGCGTCGCTCGACGCGACCGAGATGGCGCTCCGCTGGTCGCAGCTCTGGGCGCTCTCGCGGCGCGACCGCTCGTACGCGGTGCGCGGCGGTCCGCGCGCGTCCGAGCCGGCGGAGCTCCGCACGCGCAACGCGCGCTGA
- a CDS encoding lysophospholipid acyltransferase family protein, with the protein MGASAPLHSAPPSAAAEVSPVDRERAAPTAAHRAEYYALRAALAGLDRLSWRRATAIGARLGRLGYAPFGIRREVVERQIAAAFPEFDAARVRQVAVASFESLGRTTVEAALLPSLGKKGVLDLFERVDGWDVLEAARAEGKGVIIVTGHLGNWEIGGSYVAARGVPIDGIARGMANPLFDRYLTETRERLGMRIVHDADAVRRTPRALRQGRAVAFLADQGALGLASTYVPFFGRLAKTPRGPAVFALRLGAPTLFAVSLRQPNGRFVLTFERVPIVDTGDRERDVDATVTRYTQALEAWVRRVPEQYFWQHRRWRHQPPDTPAHLREP; encoded by the coding sequence ATGGGCGCCTCCGCTCCGCTCCACTCCGCACCGCCGTCGGCCGCTGCCGAGGTGTCGCCCGTCGACCGCGAGCGCGCGGCGCCGACCGCCGCGCACCGCGCGGAGTACTACGCGCTGCGCGCCGCGCTCGCGGGACTCGATCGCTTGAGCTGGCGCCGAGCGACGGCGATCGGTGCGCGGCTCGGACGCCTCGGCTACGCGCCGTTCGGCATCCGTCGCGAGGTCGTCGAGCGGCAGATCGCCGCCGCGTTCCCCGAGTTCGACGCGGCGCGCGTGCGTCAGGTCGCGGTCGCGTCGTTCGAGTCGCTCGGCCGCACGACGGTCGAGGCGGCGCTGCTGCCGTCGCTCGGCAAGAAGGGCGTGCTCGACCTGTTCGAGCGCGTCGACGGGTGGGACGTGCTGGAGGCCGCGCGCGCCGAAGGGAAGGGCGTCATCATCGTCACCGGCCATCTCGGCAACTGGGAGATCGGCGGCTCGTACGTCGCCGCGCGCGGCGTGCCGATCGACGGCATCGCGCGCGGCATGGCGAACCCGCTGTTCGACCGCTACCTGACGGAGACCCGCGAGCGGCTCGGCATGCGCATCGTGCACGACGCCGACGCGGTGCGGCGCACGCCGCGCGCGCTGCGGCAGGGGCGCGCCGTCGCGTTCCTCGCCGACCAGGGCGCGCTCGGCCTTGCGTCGACGTACGTGCCGTTCTTCGGCCGGCTCGCGAAGACGCCGCGCGGGCCGGCCGTGTTCGCGCTGCGCCTCGGCGCGCCGACGCTGTTCGCAGTGTCGCTGCGCCAGCCTAACGGGCGGTTCGTCCTCACGTTCGAGCGCGTGCCCATCGTCGACACGGGCGACCGCGAGCGCGACGTCGACGCCACCGTCACGCGCTACACGCAGGCGCTCGAGGCGTGGGTACGACGCGTGCCGGAGCAGTACTTCTGGCAGCACCGCCGCTGGCGCCACCAGCCGCCGGACACGCCGGCGCACCTGCGCGAGCCATGA
- a CDS encoding ABC transporter permease — MTHPTPYNSQPAQAGTPRADLPSTNAPAAQIGESGLSRPSGRVWPLLRRDGRARFGVAVVLILGLGALLAPLIARHDPTTIDLTNTLAAPSGVHWLGTDVQGRDVWARLVYGARVSLTVGVVSQALALVLGVGAGLVSGFYGKWVDDVVMRLADITLAFPTLLLLIAMAAALSPSLGTVMLTIGVVGWAGMARLVRGQVLVVRQTEYVQAERALGAGDTRIMLRHVLPNVIAPVVIAATLGVAGAIMAEAALSFLGLGVQPPTPSWGAMIADGRDLSQLRGAPWTSLFPGLAIGAAVLGFNLLGDALRDALDPRAAGLRKMRRSDMPTEAGTVRTTR, encoded by the coding sequence ATGACCCATCCGACTCCGTACAACAGCCAACCCGCGCAGGCCGGCACGCCGCGCGCCGACCTCCCGTCGACGAACGCGCCCGCCGCGCAGATCGGCGAGTCGGGCCTCTCGCGCCCGTCCGGCCGCGTGTGGCCGCTGCTGCGCCGCGACGGACGCGCGCGATTCGGCGTCGCGGTGGTGCTGATCCTCGGGCTCGGCGCGTTGCTCGCGCCGCTCATCGCGCGCCACGACCCGACCACGATCGACCTCACGAACACCCTCGCCGCCCCCTCGGGGGTCCACTGGCTCGGGACCGACGTGCAGGGACGCGACGTGTGGGCGCGGCTCGTCTACGGCGCGCGCGTGTCGCTCACCGTCGGCGTGGTGTCGCAGGCGCTCGCGCTCGTCCTCGGCGTCGGCGCGGGGCTCGTCTCCGGCTTCTACGGCAAGTGGGTCGACGACGTCGTCATGCGGCTCGCCGACATCACGCTCGCGTTCCCGACGTTGCTGCTGCTCATCGCGATGGCGGCCGCGCTCTCGCCGTCGTTGGGCACCGTGATGCTCACCATCGGCGTCGTCGGATGGGCGGGAATGGCGCGCCTCGTCCGCGGCCAGGTGCTCGTCGTCAGGCAGACGGAGTACGTGCAGGCCGAGCGAGCGCTCGGCGCGGGCGACACCCGCATCATGCTCCGTCACGTGCTGCCGAACGTCATCGCGCCCGTCGTCATCGCCGCCACGCTCGGCGTCGCGGGCGCCATCATGGCGGAGGCGGCGCTGTCGTTCCTCGGGCTCGGCGTGCAGCCGCCGACGCCGAGCTGGGGGGCGATGATCGCCGACGGCCGCGACCTGTCGCAGCTCCGCGGCGCGCCGTGGACGTCGCTGTTCCCGGGGCTCGCCATCGGCGCCGCGGTGCTCGGCTTCAACCTGCTCGGCGACGCGCTGCGCGACGCGCTCGACCCGCGAGCCGCGGGGCTCCGCAAGATGCGCCGCTCCGACATGCCGACCGAAGCGGGCACCGTCCGCACCACCCGATGA